Within the Thermanaeromonas toyohensis ToBE genome, the region CGTACCCTGGAGATTTTTGACTTAGAAAACCGCCGTCGCTTGGAAGAAGCCGAAAAATACCAAGCTGTTTTGCAAGAAAGGACCAGGATAGCCCAGGACCTTCACGATACTATTATCCAATCCATTTACGCCATAGGTCTTAATCTGGAAAACTGCCTCTACTTGGTGGACGAAGATAAGGGCCGGGCAAAACAGTATATTAGAGAGACCCTGGGCAGGCTCAACGCGATAATTGCTGAATTACGGAACTATATCATGAATTTGAAGCCTGTTAAGGCCGGCGGAGTGGATATCGTGGATGAGATTTCCCAACTAGTGAATCATTTTATCAGCTCATCTTCCCTGGCGGTAACTCTAAACTTTACCGGTATTCCCCCTGTTAGTTTCGATCCCTCTTATGCCCAGAATTTGTGCCAAATTATTCGCGAGGCGCTAAACAATACTCTGCGCCATGCCCAGGCCACAGAGGTACGGGTTCACGTGCAATTTCAGGAGCGGGGAATTTGTGTTATCATAAATGATAACGGCATCGGTTTTGATCCGGTCAAGGTACGACTGGCCCAACAAACCGGAACCAAGCATGGACTGCTCAACATGACGGAGCGGGCCGCCTGGTGCGGCGGTAGCTTGCACATTAACAGCCGGCCGGGTAGGGGCACCATGGTCACGGTGACTATTCCTTACGGGGCTGAGGAAAATGGAACGGATTAAAGTTTTGATAGTGGACGATCACGAGGTGGTGCGCCTGGGGCTCTCTACGCTTTTGTCCCGGCAACAAGAACTGGAGATCGTGGGGGAAGCCGGGACGGCCAGAGAGGCTGTAGAAAAGGCCCGGCTGCTTTTGCCCCATGTAGTGATTATGGATATAAGAATGCCGGACAAAAGCGGCATCGAGGCGTGCCGGGAGATTAGGGAAATTGACCCCCAGATTAAAGTTATCATGCTTACCTCCTATGCCGACGAGGAGGCGCTATTCGCTTCCATTTTGGCTGGAGCCTCGGGTTATGTTTTGAAAGAGATAGGTTGCCGGGCTTTGGTCGAGGCTATCATAACAGTGGGCCGGGGTGGATCGCTTCTGGACCCGGCAGTCACAGGCAAAGTCCTCGATAAGATGAGGGCGCTAGCCAAGGGCACGGTGTCCCACGAGAGATTAAATGAGCAAGAAAAAAAGATCCTGGCCCTTATAGGTGAAGGCAAGACCAACCGGGAGATCGCTAAAGAACTCTACCTTAGCGAGAAAACAGTAAGGAATTATGTTAGCAGCATCCTGGCTAAGCTAAACTTAAGCAACCGGGCCCAGGCTGCGGCTTATGCGGCCAAGCAACGCTTTATGGGGTTATGATTTCAATATAAAGCTAACAGGCCTTGCCGTTTCTTTTTTATCGGCAAGGCCTGTTAGCCAAATTGCACTATAGGTACTAAAATAAAAATCCCCCTCCTAGAAATTCACCGCCGCCGCCCGCCGGGGTTCAATTATGCCCCGCTGTATTTCGGTAGCATGAACCTCCTCAGCTTGAAATTTGTCGGTGAGGTATTTACAGGCCTCCCAGGGGTTAACCCTTTCCCCACAAGTAAAGACATCTACGGCGGCATAACCTAATTCTGGCCAGGTATGGATTGCCAGATGTGATTCGGAGATGACCACCACTCCGCTCACGCCTTGGGGGCTGAACTTATGGAAGCAGACTTCGCGTATTTCGGCTCCAGCCGCTAGGGCTGCGTTAACCATGATCTCTTCTACCTTTTTAATATCATTGAGAAGCTCGAAGCTGCAACCATAAATTTCAGCCAGTATATGGCGACCCAATGCGCGCAATTATCATTCCCCCTTTACCTTTATGTTTTTTAAAAGAGGCCTTCAATCAAATCCAATTGTACCCTGAGACCCCCCCCTTGTCAACAAAATTCTTCACCTATTTCCTTTCTCCAAGATATGCACATAGCCTCTCAGTAGCATAATAGGCTTCTGCATAAGTTAAGTTAGCGCTGGGTTCACGCCCTGTATACTGGAGGGGTAAAAGCCCCTCCTGCCCAGCCCGCAAGACAGCCGTTTGAGGGTCCAGGCGGGAGATATCCTCTCCTAAATAGGCCAGGAGAAGCTTAGCCGCTTCCCCGCGGGTTAGCGGCCGAGCTTCCAGATAGGGCTTAAGTATTTCTGCTCTAGCCTGGACAAGAACGGCCTTCTCCGGCACAGCCCGTTTTATGGCGTTGGCCGTCATGTAGTAAAAGCTCATCCTCGAGATGGGCTCTTCCAGCCTCCAGTTATTGTCGTACCCGGCTACCACCAGCCCCCAATGGTTTACGAACTTAAGAGCAGGGTAAGCCCAGTGGCCTTCAAGGGGATTAGGAATCTCAAAGGCTTTAAGATAAGCCCCCTGCTGAAGCAAGATCTCCTGGATTTTTTGTACATCCGGTAAGCTTCTGGCGATTTCCCGGAAGCTCTTACCTGTATGTAAGGAATAGGCGGCCGCCACCCCGGCCGCATCACCGGTGGCCATCCCCACAGGTACTACCCGGGTGCTCCCAGAGGCCAGATGGGTATAACCTGCTGAGCGACCTACTACTAAGAGATTTTCTACTTTAAGAGGTACTAACGAACGGAAAGGTATGCTATACATGACCGGCCGGCCATAAACATACCCTGTATCCTGAGGTGAGGTAGCTTGGACATCCACTGGATAAGAGCCGTGGGCGATGCGATCGGGAAAATCCCGGTTAAACACTACATCGTTAATATCTAACTGGTATTCGGCTTTTATGTGCCGGGTTTCCCGGACGTAAAGCTCCGGAGCCCACCCGTCTAGCTCCGCCGTTTTAAAGCCAGGAAGTTTTTCCTGCAAAAAAGCCACAATAGCAGGCAACTCCTTCCGGGCGAGCTCCATACCTTCCCTTTTAGAAGCCTCATTTAGCCCGTCCACCCCGAATATCTGCAGGGCATTGATAAGTACTGTACCGTCCTTCTGGCGGCCTATATTTAAACCCCGAAGCCTTAAGCGAGGCGTGGAGGGCTGGTACTGTTTGGTCACCGAGCTAAACCCCCAGGCAGCCCGGCTGGATATTTTAGCATCCTTGATCTGACCTTTTTTTACAGCTTGCCCCAGGGCCTCCCAATCCACCCCCTTAATACGGAAGATAAGGGTCACCGATTGCCGCCGTTCCTTTTCCCCTATATCCTCTGCCCCAACGGTGTAAGGAACCCCAGCTGCGGCAGCCACGTCAGCATCTTGGGTGGCATCGATCACCCGCTGGCCGTAAAACTTGATTACCTCTCCTCCTTTAACGGCCTCTATCCCTACTATTTTGTTTCCTTCCATCAAGGGAGCGCGAAAGATGGTATTTAAACTCACGGCCAGGTTAGGATACCGTCCTACCATACGGCTGAAGATCTCCTTAGCCTCTTCTACATCAAAAACTTCTCCCTTTACTTGTTGGTAAAACTCCTGAAAAGTCCCCCGGGTTAAAAGCTCCCAGCGCGGGCCAAAGTTCATATCAATAAAATTAAGCCACCCATATGTAAACAGCCCTCCCAAACCGTCCCTTTTATCTACCAAAAGGACTTTAACGCCCTGCCGGGCGGCAGATACAGCAGCAGCTATCCCTTCCGGTTCCCCACCCACTACCAACACATCATAGCTGCTACCGGTAACTGGTGCAGGCGCTGGTGGGAAAGTAGAAGGATCTGGGTTGGCCAGCTTAAACTTGCTTAAACCCATCCTGGCCAGTAGAAGATTATGATACCCCAACCAATAGAGGGTTCCCAACAGTAGTAATAAAAGAACCCCTATTAGTACACCATATAGCCTTCTACCTTTGCTCACTATTTCTTTAGCCCCCATTATCGTTACTAAAAAAGAAAACCTACCCGGCAATCCCGGGCAGGCCGTCTTTGGTCGGAGCGACTGGACTCGAACCAGCGACCCCTACCACCCCAAGGTAGTGCTCTAGCCAAACTGAGCTACGCCCCGACACTTGTTGTTGCAAGATAAAGTATAACACCAGCCAACAACCCTTGTCAAGGCCATGGAGTAAAACCTTTCCACTTGTCCCTAGGCTACCGCTTTTCCGGATTCCTTCTCAAAGAAGTGGGCCCGATCTAGATTAAAAACTAGAGGGACTGTATCTCCTACCCTAGGGAGGCTTGCTCCTGGTAGCCTGGCGGTGACGGATTGCTGGCCTACACTAAAGTAGAGCAGCCCTTCCGCCCCTAAAGGTTCCACTACTTCGGCCTTGACTGTAAAGACCCACTCGGGCTTTTTCTCCCGTAAAGCCTGATCTACCGTTATATCCTCTGGCCGTAGGCCTAAAATCAATTCCTTTCCAGGAGCCTTAAGCTTCTTTTCTATACCTTGCGGGAGGGGGAAGCTGAAACCGTCTCCCTTAACTTTTAGAGTCCCCTGATCCTGCTCGACCACTACAGGTAAGAAATTCATGGGCGGAGAGCCAATAAATCCAGCTACAAACATGTTAGCTGGCCGCTCGTATAAGCCCATGGGTGTGTCTATTTGCTGGATGACACCGTCCTTCATGACAACTATCCGGTGGCCCATGGTCATGGCTTCTACCTGGTCATGGGTAACATATATAGTTGTTACCCCCAACCTCTGCTGGAGCCGGGTGAGCTCCGCCCTCATCTGCACCCGGAGTTTGGCATCCAAGTTGGAAAGGGGCTCATCCATCAAGAACACTTTGGGCTCCCGTACTATAGCCCGGCCTAAAGCCACCCTCTGCCGCTGACCACCAGACAACTCCTTAGGCTTACGGTGCAAGAGGTGTTCTATTCCTAAAAGCTTGGCTACTTCTTCCACCCTTCTCTTTATCTCCGGTTTGGGAACCTTCCTCATCTTGAGGCCGAAGGCCATATTATCAAACACGTTCATATGGGGATATAAAGCGTAATTCTGGAAGACCATGGCGATATCCCGGTCTTTAGGTGGGACATCATTTACTAACCGTTCTCCAATGTATATCTCGCCTTGGGTTATATCTTCCAGGCCAGCCACCATGCGCAAAGTGGTAGTCTTACCGCATCCTGAAGGACCTACCAAGACCACAAACTCGCCGTCCTGAATCTCGAGATTAAAATCCTTGACGGCTACCACTTGGCCAAATTTCTTCCAGACATTCTTAAGCACTACATTAGCCATTCTTAACTCTTCCCTCCGCAAAATCTTTATTCGACAAAACCCTAAAAAATCCTTTATATTCCTTTAACCTATTTCGTTTTTAGACTTTGGACCGTGTATTTAAGACCTTCTTCAAGGTTCACCTCCGCCCGCCAGCCCAGCTCCCGCCAGGCTTTACTACAATCGCACCTGCGCGAAACAGTAAAGATAGTAACTTCATGCCCCTGGGCAACTAAAGTATACTATATTGGGATCCGATAAACCCGGCACCACCAGTAACAAGAATACGCAAAACAATATCCTTCCTTTCTTAGTCTGATTTTGATATGATTCTCCTTCTTTTGCTATTCTCCTTCCAAACTTAAAAGCACCCAAGGAAAATCTTTACTTTAGATGTTTATAGGCGATATAATAATCTTGAAGCAATTCTTTAATAAATTTAAGGAGAAATCCGTATGGTAAACCCAATATATGGCAGCTATTGGTATCCTAATTATTGGCTAGCAGGTTATCTTTTAAATCCGCTGGCTCCCTCTTATCCTTACCAGGCAATAAACCCTATCCCTGTAGGCCAAGAAGCCTTATGGGTAAATAACTGGACCCGGCAGCAGTCTTCCCTTTTAGCTAGTACTCTAACTTCTCTAAGCAACTATGCCCGCCAACTTTGGGAGGCTTCCCAACCCTTGCAGCTTAGCACCAACAATAATGTCTTCTTGCAGAGAGCTGCCACCTCATCCGCTCCCAATGCCGTTACCGCCCAGGCTGAACCGGGCGCCACTCTAGCTACCTATGCTATAAGTATAAGCCAGATCGCCACCGCCCAGCAAAACTTAGGCCTAAGTTTATCCAGCACGTCGGCTGCTGGGCTGGCGGCAGGCACCTATACCTTTACCCTTCAGGTAGGTGGGAAGACCTACACCATATCCTTTACCGTTAACGCAGGGGATACCAACCAGACTGTCCTCAACAATATGGCCCAGGCCATAAATGCCTCGGGCGCTCCAGTTACCGCCCAAGTAGCTACCGATATTGTAGCTGGTACCAGCCGCCTGGTTTTAACCGCTAATAATACTGGTACTAGTAATGCCTTTACCTTAACCGATGTGACCGGCAACGCAGTAGCTTATACCGGGGCTAACACGGTTTCCGTTGCCGCCGCCAATGCCAGCTACACTCTTAATGGTGTACCCTATACCTCTCAAAGCAACACCATATACCTGGACAATCGAAAACTGCGCTTAAATCTCTTGGGCACGGTAACTAACGCCACTATTACAGTTACTCCTAATATCCAAGCCATAAGCAACGCCATTAATAATTTCGTGACAGCCTATAACAACTTGGTAACCTTTACAGCGCAAAATTCGCAGTATATAAATCCTGAGCTTCTTTTTAGCTTAAAACAAAGCTACAGCTATCAGGCCGCGAACCTCACTGCCATAGGCATTACCCAGAATCCGGACGGCACTCTAGCTGTAAACCAGACTGCCCTTACCAGCGCCCTCCAGAATAACTTGGGACTGGTAGAAACTGCCTTCAGTGGTATCAACGGCTTAGCTGTGACAGCTGGACTTAAAGCCCACCAGGTCTTCACCAGCCCTTTAAGTAGCTTTGCTAATCCTTTGCCGCAGCTTAATACCACCTATCTTTCCTCTTACAATTGGTGGGGCCTCTTAAACACTACCAGCCTCTGGGCTCTCCTACTACCGCCAGGTCAACTCTTAAACCGGTTGGTTTAACGATTTAGTTAAGCTAAGAAAAAAGCCGAAGCGGTAAGGCATAGGGCCTCACCGCTTCCTTATTGAACCTTCCAGGCGGTTTTTTTTAACTACTTTTCCGGGGAAAGGTAACCCAAGCCCTTTTAAAAAGTTATCCTGCTAACGCCTCCAACTATTTTCTTCCGTGTCAGTGTCAGGTTCACAAAAAGCCAAACGTTATGGAACATCTACACTAAGGAGCCCGAGATCCCTTAAATAATACCCATCACTGCCTCGGCAATACTTACACTATGCATGTTGAG harbors:
- a CDS encoding response regulator transcription factor, with product MRKMERIKVLIVDDHEVVRLGLSTLLSRQQELEIVGEAGTAREAVEKARLLLPHVVIMDIRMPDKSGIEACREIREIDPQIKVIMLTSYADEEALFASILAGASGYVLKEIGCRALVEAIITVGRGGSLLDPAVTGKVLDKMRALAKGTVSHERLNEQEKKILALIGEGKTNREIAKELYLSEKTVRNYVSSILAKLNLSNRAQAAAYAAKQRFMGL
- the speD gene encoding adenosylmethionine decarboxylase, which encodes MRALGRHILAEIYGCSFELLNDIKKVEEIMVNAALAAGAEIREVCFHKFSPQGVSGVVVISESHLAIHTWPELGYAAVDVFTCGERVNPWEACKYLTDKFQAEEVHATEIQRGIIEPRRAAAVNF
- a CDS encoding FAD-dependent oxidoreductase, with the protein product MGAKEIVSKGRRLYGVLIGVLLLLLLGTLYWLGYHNLLLARMGLSKFKLANPDPSTFPPAPAPVTGSSYDVLVVGGEPEGIAAAVSAARQGVKVLLVDKRDGLGGLFTYGWLNFIDMNFGPRWELLTRGTFQEFYQQVKGEVFDVEEAKEIFSRMVGRYPNLAVSLNTIFRAPLMEGNKIVGIEAVKGGEVIKFYGQRVIDATQDADVAAAAGVPYTVGAEDIGEKERRQSVTLIFRIKGVDWEALGQAVKKGQIKDAKISSRAAWGFSSVTKQYQPSTPRLRLRGLNIGRQKDGTVLINALQIFGVDGLNEASKREGMELARKELPAIVAFLQEKLPGFKTAELDGWAPELYVRETRHIKAEYQLDINDVVFNRDFPDRIAHGSYPVDVQATSPQDTGYVYGRPVMYSIPFRSLVPLKVENLLVVGRSAGYTHLASGSTRVVPVGMATGDAAGVAAAYSLHTGKSFREIARSLPDVQKIQEILLQQGAYLKAFEIPNPLEGHWAYPALKFVNHWGLVVAGYDNNWRLEEPISRMSFYYMTANAIKRAVPEKAVLVQARAEILKPYLEARPLTRGEAAKLLLAYLGEDISRLDPQTAVLRAGQEGLLPLQYTGREPSANLTYAEAYYATERLCAYLGERK
- a CDS encoding ABC transporter ATP-binding protein; translation: MANVVLKNVWKKFGQVVAVKDFNLEIQDGEFVVLVGPSGCGKTTTLRMVAGLEDITQGEIYIGERLVNDVPPKDRDIAMVFQNYALYPHMNVFDNMAFGLKMRKVPKPEIKRRVEEVAKLLGIEHLLHRKPKELSGGQRQRVALGRAIVREPKVFLMDEPLSNLDAKLRVQMRAELTRLQQRLGVTTIYVTHDQVEAMTMGHRIVVMKDGVIQQIDTPMGLYERPANMFVAGFIGSPPMNFLPVVVEQDQGTLKVKGDGFSFPLPQGIEKKLKAPGKELILGLRPEDITVDQALREKKPEWVFTVKAEVVEPLGAEGLLYFSVGQQSVTARLPGASLPRVGDTVPLVFNLDRAHFFEKESGKAVA
- the fliD gene encoding flagellar filament capping protein FliD, which gives rise to MVNPIYGSYWYPNYWLAGYLLNPLAPSYPYQAINPIPVGQEALWVNNWTRQQSSLLASTLTSLSNYARQLWEASQPLQLSTNNNVFLQRAATSSAPNAVTAQAEPGATLATYAISISQIATAQQNLGLSLSSTSAAGLAAGTYTFTLQVGGKTYTISFTVNAGDTNQTVLNNMAQAINASGAPVTAQVATDIVAGTSRLVLTANNTGTSNAFTLTDVTGNAVAYTGANTVSVAAANASYTLNGVPYTSQSNTIYLDNRKLRLNLLGTVTNATITVTPNIQAISNAINNFVTAYNNLVTFTAQNSQYINPELLFSLKQSYSYQAANLTAIGITQNPDGTLAVNQTALTSALQNNLGLVETAFSGINGLAVTAGLKAHQVFTSPLSSFANPLPQLNTTYLSSYNWWGLLNTTSLWALLLPPGQLLNRLV